Genomic window (Juglans microcarpa x Juglans regia isolate MS1-56 chromosome 2S, Jm3101_v1.0, whole genome shotgun sequence):
ACTAACAGTGGATGAAAATTCATGAATTTCCTTTGTTGTTGCGCTctggaagaagaaatgaaatcaAAACAGTTCTCAGTTGTTGTATCCTAGCATGGTTGCTGTAATCAGAAATTAAAACAGTTCTCAGTTAATGTATCCTAGCAAGATTGTTTTATCAAATTCAATGGGACCCTTTTTGGTTTATTTATATTGCTCCTTAGGTTCTAAATAGCTTCATGACCacttatgtatttttatctatgttttatttatgaacaatagaatatttatattcattaaataaaagaaaggcaGAATTTAAGTTCACATTAAATGTACAGAAGTTCCCCCtttgaaactaaaaaaattgcTAGAGCTGACTAGCATCCACTCAAATAGCAAGCTCACAAGATTATGCATATTTAGGCTTGACTCAACATCATCAAATGTCTGACTATTCCTTTCCCACGGCAAGGCATTTCCAAATGTTGCTTCTGCAAATCATTCTAAACCTTCCTTTCTAGCTAGTGAGAAACatgattcttttttcttttctgcttgctggattgttttttaatattgaggGTGTATAAAGACAGTGGGGGAGAGGGTTCGTGTATGTGTAAGGCGTAGCTGTTTTCTGAATAGTGCAACTGGTTCGTGGACAAATGCTTCACAACTTTGTATGCTTACAAGGGTCGCTATTATTAGTTCTAGCTTCAATGTGACTGCTGCTTATTGGTGAAgttatatcaatacatttatctcattattgaacgatttgatgtttgtttatataacAGTTCATTTTCTACAGATGTTTGATTTCTAGTTTTTTGATATCTGCACCAAAACttcatctttctttctcattgatTGATTGGTATCCTTAGCTTTTGGTTAATTTTAGTAATGGTGCCTGTGCGGTTGTTTGGATGTCAAATCTGAAGTTGGAGGTAACTGAATGGCACCGTTTACACTCGGTGATACAATTAATAACTCCGCAACAAAATTCTGATGATCATTAGATTGCTATCTATGGTACTTGTCTGCCAGATTGAGGATTTCAGCGTTATAACGAAGGTTACTGAAGTTGTTTCTGCCTTTGCAGAATCTGTAGTTATATCTCATGTATGAGTTACCTTCACTAGTAAGTTCTGTTCTTAAATTAAGTTTTCACCATCAAATGCAGCTCTTTCATGGGAATTCCATATCAAGTTGTTCTCTGGTCTCTTgatgttgggggggggggggggggggggggggggggggggcgtgtTGGGCACAGAGCAGGCAAATTGTGCTGGATCCCACTTTGTATGGAGCACTTTGTCTGCTGTATGCATGGGAATTATCTCTTTCTTGGTACTTGTTTTCCACTGTTATTCAGTTGATTTTGTCACTAATTTGGAGTTTGATTATCTGCATGTTTTTCTTCACTATGCTTTACTCTTATACTCTGATGGATGTCATAACATACTCGTATTGATGGTTTCCAAAATGTTGTATTTGAACAATCGTGCTTTGTAAAGCCAACTTGGATTTCTTGATTTTGATTGTTAataaaatactgtaaaaaagtCAGCTCGTTTGATTTTGCACCTTGATagttgtttgaatatttcagcATTAAGACTATCATTATGCCGTAAACCAATTGTTTTTAGTTGTAAATACCCTTGTTTTACTAATTGTTCGAGTTGTGAAAGGCAGGAATTCATTTTTGCCATGGAAACCCCCGTTGAGGAGAAGACGGTAAAGCCTGATGAGGAGAAGATGGCCAAGCCTGATGAGCACAATATTGGAAACCAACATAAGCATGCAACGGGAACCCTAGATGAGCACACAAGGGGAACCCCAAATAATCACACAACAGGAACCACAGATGAGCACATGAGGGAAactctgaataatcacacaacGGGAACCTCAAATGAGCTCACAACAGAAACCACAGGGGAGCACACAATGGCAAGCACAGATGAGAAAATGGTGGGCATCCTGCATGAGCAAACAGTGGCACCACCTGATGAGCAAACAGAGGCACCACCTGATGAGCAAACAGAGGCACCACCAGATGAGCAGGCCGTGGCACCACCAGATGAGCAGGCCGTGGCACCAAAAGATGAGCAGACCATGGCAATGCCGGATGAGGAGCAGACCATGGCACCGCCGGATGAGCAGCAGACCATGGCACCGCCGGATGAGCAAATGATGGAAACACCAGATGAACAAACAATGTCAATTGCAAATGAGCAGGCAATGGTAATCTTAAATGACCATGCGATGGTAATCTCAGACGACCATGCGATAGTAATCTCAGACGACCATGCAATGGTACTCTCAGATGAGCACATGATGGCAATCTCAGATGAGCACGCAATGGCCATCTCTTATGAGCCTACAATGCCAACCCTTGATAACAAAATGATAACAACTCCCGAGGTGAACCATGAGCTGCCAAATCCAGAAGTACAACCTAACAAGCGGAGGAAAAAAAAGTCCATAGTATGGGAGCACTTCACCATAGAAACTGTCAGTCCTGGATGTAGACGAGCATGCTGTAAGCAATGCAAGCAAAGTTTTGCATACAGTACTGGTTCTAAAGTTGCTGGAACCAGCCACCTGAAACGCCACATTGCCAAGGGGACCTGCCCGGCACTTCTACGTAACCAGGGGCTGAATCAGTCAACACCATATACCCCACGTTCAAGGTCAGTGGGAACAGGCAGTGCTACTGACCCACCAAAACGACGTTACAGAAGCCCTAGCTCGCCATACATCATGTTTGATCAGGATCGTTGCCGCAATGAGATTGCTAGGATGATCATCATGCACGACTACCCACTTCACATGGTTGAACATCCTGGGTTTATAGCTTTTGTTCGGAATATTCAGCCACGTTTCAACATGGTGAGTTTCAATACCGTCCAAGGGGATTGTGTTGCAACTTACTTGATGGAAAAGCAAAACCTGATGAAGTTTATCGAGGGCATGCGTGGACGTGTTTGCCTTACACTGGACATGTGGACTTCAAGCCAAACAGTAGGCTATGTGTTTATAACTGGACTtttcattgatagtgattggaaaaTGCACAGGCGAATTCTCAATGTCATAATGGAGCCATATCCTGATTCGGACACTGCCCTTAGTCATGCTGTTGCTGCTTGCCTTTCTGATTGGAACTTGGAGAGCAAGTTATTCTCTCTCACTTTTAATCAGCCGCCAAGTGAAGCTGCCGTTGAGAATCTTAGGCCTCTTCTCGCCATTAAGAACCCACTAATCCTCAATGGTCAATTATTAGTTAGTCATTGCATAGCACGCACCTTGAGCAGCATGGCAAAAGATGTCCTAGGGGCGGGCAAGGAATAATCAAGAAAATCCGGGATAGTGTGAAGTATGTGAAGACATCAGAAGCGCATGAGGGAAAGTTTGTTGAGCTCAAGGAACAGCTTCAAGTCCCAGTGAAAGGAGTCTATCTATTGATGACCAGACTCAATGGAACACTACATATCAAATGCTGGTTGCTTCTTCTGAGTTGAAGGAAGTGTTTTCTTGTTTGGATACTTCTGATCCTGATTACAAGGAAGCCCTGTCCATGGAAGATTGGAAGCAGGTTGAGACGCTATGTACATACTTGAAACTTCTCTTTGATGCCGCAAACATCCTGACCTTTACTACTAGCCCAACTGCAATTACATTTTTTCACGAAGTGTGGAAGATACAGACAGAGCTAGCTCGTTTAGTTGTGAGTGAGGATCCCTTCGTCAGCAACCTTACTAAATTAAtgcaagaaaaaattgaaaagtactGGAAGGATAGCAGCCTAGTTTTGGCAATTGCCGTAGTCATGGATCCCCGTTTCAAGATGAAGCTTGTTGAGTTTAGTTTCTCAAAAATCTATGGCGAAGAAGCTCCCACATATATCAAGATTGTCGATGATGGAATTCGTGAGCTCTTTCATGAATATCTGATGCTTCCTTTGCCTCTAACGCCAACTTATGCAGAAGAAGGAAATGCTGGAAGCAATTGCAAGACAGATGAATCCCAGGGAGGAAATCTTCTGTCTGACAATGGACTCACGGATTTTGATGCGTATATTATGGAGACTACAAGCCAACAGATGAAGTCAGAGCTGGATCAGTATTTGGAAGAGTCTTTATTGCCTCGTGTGCAGGAGTTTGATGTGTCAGGCTGGTGGAAGCTAAACAAGCTGAAGTACCCAACTCTTTCAAAAATGGCTCGTGATATTCTGTCTATCCCAGTGTCTACTGCTGGGCCGGACTCTGTATTTGATACCACAATCAAGGAGATGGATCGATATAGAAGTTCTCTACGACCAGAGACGGTGGAAGCCCTCATATGCGCCAAGGATTGGATGCAGTATGGGTCAGCAGAAGCTTCAAATGCTCTTTTGAGAATGGAATATTAGATTCTAGCATGGGTTTTGATTCTGTGACAGTATGTCTTGTATGATGGTAGGTTGTTGGCATGTTGTTTAAGTTTCTAATTGCCCCCACTAGTTGTAGCAATCTGTACCATTCTTAGAGATTTTTAGGGTGGATGCTTGGACACGATAATTTAGCTTCGAGTGTTAGCTTCGGTTAATTACATTCAGTATCAAAGGCTGCACATGGTATCTACAATTGTTGAAATGCTGAATGTGCATTCCATAATATCGTATCTCATTTAGCATTCCATAGTTTCAAACTTGATATTCTTGGAATCAATGATTCTTTTTCAGGatagaataattctacttagcaCCCCACTAACTacacttcttttaattttttttcataacaagtatgtggtatatgaatgataagtagaaaaattcaattagtttagtagaaataaaataaaaaaaaaattaaaatatatataacttgtagTGTGAAATGATGAGTACCATAACCCTTCAAGATattgtttctgaactttgtaTCTACCAAATGTCattgtaattaaaaataccatctaataaTACTAAATGGTCAAAATAAACTAACTCAAATTAACATCACATTATTTCCCGTTACTTGATGTTTTAGAGAGAgaatctactttttttcaaaaaaaattacgtaGCGTTTACGTACTTTACGACTGTATACAATATTACTCGTTTATTTGTATTGCGAATGTTACATTTGGAGGGTTGCAAATTATGGATATCGATAAAGATTTAATTGATTAGATTTAACTAATGAAATTAGTCTCATgactggtttggattcagagataggataagatggttttagatgaatgtaaaaaaaatattatttttttaatattattattattttatgatttaaaaaagttaaattatttattatattttatataaaatttttaaaaattataatgataaaaataaaatattttttgaatccaGATGGCtgaattgattttttaagaGAGCAAAATCCAACCCCTTCCTTGTCTACGGGTCGTATCAGCTTTTGGCGCGAAAATTGGAACTTCGactcctttcttttttccctcaATTTGGGGTTTCATCGAAGACCCTGCCTATTCATCTCACAATCTCCGGCGACGATGGCTAATTCCTCCGACCAACTATAGAAACTCAAAGTCCTTATTTCCTCGGGCTCGAGAGCTGATAAATGCTACGCTTACTCGAGCCTCTTACACTTCCAAGAACAGTCCAGTGACAGCTCCGCTTCAATTCAAGCCCTTGCTGGAATTTCTCGGACTCTTTTATCTTTAATCGTCGCAGATATATCAGACGATGACGAAGAGATGTAAGTTTCTAATAGAagataaaatcttatatatatatatatatatatatatatatatattcttttattcttttttcctcctccttttagtttaaaaaatatctgttatttttgtaaaagctACGTTTGGATGCATTGAGATGTGTCAACAAAGGAATCAAAATTGGGATATTGAAGCCTTTCCTCTGTTGATAACTGAAATAAATGATTTGAGAGATTTACTCCCCCTCGTATCTTTCTGTTCAATTAGATTTCAAATGGAAGGTCATCTAATACGTGTATGTTTTTATCTATGATCTGGTTTTGAATTGATTACAGTGCAGCACGAGCTTTGAAGTGTTTGGGTTTCATGATCTATCATCCGTCTCTTGTTGCTGCAGTTGTGGGTATGTGGAGCTGGTCGTACAACACTGTTTCTTCATATAACTTTTATGTTTAGTGTTTCAGTGATCGGATGTTGGTATATTCTAGTCTTccaaaaatgttaaattttaaaagcaCTTAAGCTTAAACTGCTATCTTGGTCTAACGGTAATTTTATAGCTGTCTGTAAATGATAAAAGAGTTCCATAATCAACATTTTCTCTTTATCCGTTTTGTAGTGGACGATGCCATTTTGGTTATAGAGTCGTTAGTTAAACTCATTGTAACTACAAAAACGAAGGTAAATGTCATtcttgaataattatagtttccAAGAGTTGGCATACGCTTTTTTATTTGCGAAATTTTTACTTGTTTGCCTGTTTAAATGCAGTCAGTATGTAACTTAGGAGTGTGGTGCATCTCTATCCAACAGTTCAGAGCTCCATTTCTACATGCCCACTTTGATTCTCTATTTCAGGCCGTTGTTCACGCCCTCAACAATCCTATTGGTTCTTTATCAACAACTTTTGAGGCTATACAGGTGTAATTTCTCAATCCGATCTTtcatcaaatttttcttttgttttctttatatatccttttttctttatatatccTTAAAAATGTGAGATGTTACTTCTTCATGCAAAACACGTGATTGATATCTAGGTTATTTCTTGAATAGACTTTGTTCTGCGAATTGCAGAAGAAGGTGAACTTCTTACAAGGAATTCTATGTGTATTAATTGGATAATTCAGTAACTAATAGGTTTTGATGTCGTTTTCACTCTAAAAGAGTCCAATCTCCCTAGTCTGTCCTGGAAAAAGGTGGAAGAGAAAGAATCGCTCTTGAAGTGGTTTGCGTTTGCTTAGTTGTTGGCATCAAAATTGAATGAAGCATTATGTTGCACAAGAAAATGGTGTATGTTTTGTCTAAAATCTTTAATCTCGCGTTAAAATTAACATTGTTGTGTAATCAAGTTTTCTACTTAGTATATTGTTGCTAAACTTGGCATGTTGTGTTAACCAAGGATGGATATATGTTTATTCATTTGTCTCTGCAGCTAACCCTTTTGATACTAATATAATAGGCTGTGATGAAGTTAGCAACGCAATTAAGTGATAAGATGAGGGACTCATCACTTATATGGGCTCCTCCAATATATAGAAGACTTCTCAGCTTTGACAAGAGGGAGAGGGATATGTCAGAAAGGTGTCTGTCGAAGATTAAGCCTATAATATTACCTCCTCCTCTAGTTCTCTCCAAGGTACTGACATAATTATGATGTTCTCCATATTTTTCATGAGTTAAGAGGCAGTTACCGTATAGAGAAGCACATCTTAATCATGAAAACCTTAAGCTTACTAACACGATATAGCTACATAAATCTGATAATGGCACCTTATTTTTTCCACCACAGGGTGGTGAGAAGTATTTCATTGCAACACATCTTTCTAGCATTCTGATAAAATTTCAGGATCTTACAAGACATTACCAGTGACGAGGCTGAGAaaaggagggggggggggggggggggggggggggtgggatgctctaaaaaacaaatattgtaatttttttttttcttttcctgaaaaaatttattgtaattattttttttcctgttttattttaaaaaattaaattaaactataatattgatattagattatttctcttttaaagctTGTAATTATCTGGGTAAAgcatatttaacaaaaatccACACGTTCACTGGATAGCTAGCTACGTGGTATGTAATTGTACTAATTAAgaactttttaaatatatgttactGCTATACATTATTCAGTGAAATATGAAACTTAGTTTATGGTTTACATATATTACGGTATTACCTCTTTTATATAATTCCTATATAGTTGTTTCCATAGTTCAACCTCACATTTTCATTGCAATATATGAAAAgcttgtatgtaaaattacaagtattcatggaaaaatgcaaaattgagatttatttgtttctttcataTTGTTTACACGTTTTTTTATCACTTCGTTAAAggtattcttaaaaaatatatcctgCCCTCCAAACTTATAATCCTGGCTTCGTCCCTGGTCATTACCAAATTAGTTTTGCCTGTTATATATCTTTATTGGTGCTTGTTATAGTTTGGGATAACTTTTGTTTGTTCAAGGATATTTTGCAAGCCAAATCAGCTAGTGTTTTCTTCTTTACCATGACCGTGTCCCCATTTCGAAAGCAAATATCCTTTCAAATTTGCTTTTGTGATGCAAACTAGATTGGTGATTGCATGTAAAATGCAGGATGGATGATTTTAACAAATCAACAAAGTGAGACAAAACCATTACCCTAGCACATTTCATATTCAAGTACATAATTTTGATCGGGCAATTTTTGTCAACTACAAAATTTTCGATCAAAATTTTGGACTTGAATATAAAATGTGCTAACAGGGTATTGGTTTACCGCATAATGCCACTAGATGTCTGATTATATCCCAACTAAcaattcaaacttcaaactgACAATAAGAGGTTGGGTCATGGCCAGTTTGGACCcatagatgttttttttttgtttgataagtaataagagattttattcccaagaataggcataagcccaagtacacaggatgtatagaAAGGAAATACCTATTACTTTCTAataccaaaaggaaaatctaaaacaaattctGGAAATTATCAACCATTTCAAAAGttttagcccacaaactcaaagtactaaagaaaaaatctttaagGTCTCCTAAAGAACGTTCTTTGTCTTCGAAGCATCTCCCATTCCCTTCaagccatagacaccacatgagacaagaaggaatcatcttccaaaaatcaACAGCATTCTTGCTACCCTTCACTcccttccaccctaccaataaaCCCACCACTTCTTTAGGCATTACCCAAAGATGTGTTTAAATATCAGCTAGATTCAACCTTGATAATTCATTTCAATGAATAGTTTTCAtaagtttgtatattttgggTGTCTAGAAGCTCAAAATTAAGATCGGTCAACCATACCAGTGGTTCATTCCATTTCCCCTCAGCAGAGAGTAGAACATTTTTTCAATATGAAAATACATGGCTTCTTTAGGTCATTAACAGATTCATATTTTAGTTCTAGTGAATGATGAATAAGGACGAAAAGGTTTCAAATAtcattgctctctctctctctctctctccccccccccccccaacccccctctccctctctctctctctccccctctcttgGGCATTAATGTTTGCTTGCCTCACATTCCCAGGTTTGAGTGTCCAAGGTAGAAGTATGAGAAAGGTTCCTTTCATCTAACTTTGATGCTGGCTTAAAAGTTGTTGTCTGGGTTAAggttcatctaaaatcattccAGTATTTTATACATGTTGTCCTGTAatctaaaatctcaaaatgTACTACATTTCTCTTAAACAGGAACTTGTCAAGGATATAAAGGTTCAAACTATTCACGCATGGGGATGGTTTATTCGCTTACTAGGCTCACATGCTATGAAGAACAGAcatttaataaatgagatgCTGAAAATTCCTGAACATACATTTTCAGATCTTAACCCACAAGTTCTGATTGCTGCACAGGTACTTCTAATAGAATTAGGGTGTGTGGAAACCAGGTCACCACTTGATATTATCTCacaaaataattcattatttatCAGATTTATTAATAGGAATCCAGAACTAGATGGTGCTTTCAGCCCTCTCTTTAGTTCAATCCTGCTACAGAAGAGGTCCTCTCTTGACAGATACTAATTCAATCATGGACCAAACAAGAGTTAGCATTAATCCACCATCAAGAAATTGCAATGGCTCTTGTTTAATTCAAAAATAAGATATAGGCTATCTTCTACTGAGTGGGCTTGGTCCTAACAGGTAGGCTCATAGGGTTGGGCTAGTATCAAGTTTCTacattccaaacaaagaaagaaaaagatgcaaAAGTATGCCCTGGGTTCATGTTCAGTCTAACGTctattctaattttttctaataatatatactttacTGTTACTCATCGAAATGGCACAGTGACCTTTTggattaaaattttcaaaagttCTGTATCATGACACTTCAAATGTCATTCGTTTATATAATATGGTTGTACCTTGATTGTCTAGGTTGCTTGGGAAGGTCTTATTGATGCTCTTATTCATCCTCCAATGGTAGTCGTGACAGAAATACAGCCAAGGAGGGGAATGGTGCGCAACAAGTGCTAACATCTGAAGAGAAAATTGAACCCCTAGTAAATGgattctcaaaaagaaaaacttgtaATGACTCCTCTTTTAGGCATCATGTCAGGTAGATGTGATATATCCGTTCACTTATCCTGCTTGAACACTTGGTGTTGTTTGCTGCATAAACTTGATACCTCTGTCAATGATCCATCAGTGATAAAACTTGTATTGGAGCCTATATTTGAAGCAGTTTTTCTCATTGGTCCTGATAATAAGAGCATGAGGTTATGGAATCTATGCCTGGATTTGcttgatgattttattttggcaAAATGTAGAGGGGTGGAACATGACAAAAGTGGCCTTGCAAGTCAGCAGTCATCAACTAGTACCTCCATTCCTGGACCTTCAGTACCTGGAAAATTCTTTGGAAGCAAGACTCCGTTAAATGGTTGCCATGGCATATTTCTCAGCTGGACTTCCATTTAAAGATGATTCTTGTTCTCATCAATCAAGCGTCAATTGCATCTTTCACCCATGAAAACAGGAGTTTAGCCCGTGATGCTGCTTTAAGGTTATTTGTATCTGTTTTAAAAGGAGTTCAATTGGAGTTGAAAAGCCAATACtctaacaacaacaatattatgTCGTGTTTGGGCACAATACTGGGGTTCATAAAGCATATATGTGAAGAAGTACGTTCAGAAGGCAGTGATAGTAATGACTTTGATTATACTTCCCTCCTTTTTATAGAGGCTATCAATCAGGAGTTGGAACCTACCATATTAGGATCCCCTCTTTACAGGGTGTCATTGGACCTCAAGCACATTGACAACCTGCGATCAGCTAATGTCATCAGACATGCAAACATTCTAGCTATCTGCTCCATTGCTGATATGAATATGGTATCAATATTGGTTTATTTAGTTGTACTCTACCTTTGTAAGGTGTTTCAATTAACTACAAAGGCATCCAAAACAGAGTTCATTTTAGagaaaatgcataaatattttacattggCGTTTTCTTCATATGATCCCCTGGAAATTCTTCTTgctactatcagtttactgtatAAATATGTTGGTCACAACTGCCTAAATATATGGATAGCAATAGCCAATGGTTTGAAACACTACATGGATGATGTTAAGGAGCTTTCATTTGCAGAGTCTGAAAGCACTGGTTATCTTGCCGTATGCTATTTCTTATCCTACCAATTTACTATATGCTCTTGCCCCCGGAGAAATTCAGTCTCACTGACTAGTTGCTCCTCAGAGAAGAGTCATGTGTCACCACAGGAAAAGCGTGAGCTTGAACATGTTTTTGATGCATGGATGGCACTTTATGGTTCTCTTAAAACTTCACTGAGTCAATGCTCTGCTATGAACAGTTTTCTTGTTGATTTGTGTTCAACGCTAACTGTGTACCTTGACAAATATGCTAGCATGCAGTGTATCAATGGAGTTGACTCAAGTCACAAGGATCTGTTTTTTTTATCTCCTTCCTTTACTTGGCGATGCTGTGATATGTTTCCTGGAAGATATATGTGCTTCCGAAGAAGTTTCAGATGAAAGTAAATACAAAAATGGTGGCGACCATAAAATGTCCACTGGAAAGAGCAGTAGCTTGAGATTGGCTGCCAGGTATGTGCAAATGTTGCTTGTTAGATCTACAAAGCATCATGGAGCTAGTATAGAATGTTGAGGCACCATTTATTGCAGGTTGGCTGGGTGCCAATTCTGGACTTGCTTTCTCAGGTTTCCCACCATTTTATTAACAGTTAATGTTatgtgataaaatttaattcaacaATAATTAGAACATGGAATCATCGCTATCAAAAGGTTAGGAATGGgtttcaattttataatatttcatgatttatttaaaattgttaacaATAATTAGAACATCATCGGTTGCAACTAAAACTGGGTTTTTTAAGAATTGAAAGATCATGTAAACAAACTATGAtggttttatttcttgaggGATGCTTCATCTATACTATTTAACATAACTCGTGGTCCAAGGGTCATCATGCAGATATTTGAGTTTCTTATGGACGTATACAGCAACAGACCACCCAACTAATCTTGTAATGACATCAAGGTAAGTCAATAGTCGATTTCTTATCTTTGTGCTCAAGTTATTCCATATGTGATCTCGTGATCTTGTCTGACTTTGCCATGAAGTCCCAGGGTATCTTCTGTACTGGCACACTTTGCCAGTTTTCTTTGCATGAAGCAAGATATCCTCTTGTTCATTGAGGTACTGTACATACCATATTTCTCTTTCCTAGTATCCTTTTGCGCCACGCaaaaaagttctttgggaaactGTCATATCTTGTCCCtctagaatttaaaattttcatctacttgcaacttatcaaaaaaaaaaaaaaaatcatctactTGCAGATAGTATCTTGTCCACTGCTCCAATGGCTTTCACATACAGAGTTATGGgataaaagcataaaaaatcaacttcaaCTGTTGTGGGCCGAAATACTTAATCATTTACAAAGCAGTCA
Coding sequences:
- the LOC121251452 gene encoding LOW QUALITY PROTEIN: zinc finger BED domain-containing protein DAYSLEEPER-like (The sequence of the model RefSeq protein was modified relative to this genomic sequence to represent the inferred CDS: inserted 2 bases in 2 codons) translates to MGIPYQVVLWSLDVGGGTEQANCAGSHFVWSTLSAVCMGIISFLEFIFAMETPVEEKTVKPDEEKMAKPDEHNIGNQHKHATGTLDEHTRGTPNNHTTGTTDEHMRETLNNHTTGTSNELTTETTGEHTMASTDEKMVGILHEQTVAPPDEQTEAPPDEQTEAPPDEQAVAPPDEQAVAPKDEQTMAMPDEEQTMAPPDEQQTMAPPDEQMMETPDEQTMSIANEQAMVILNDHAMVISDDHAIVISDDHAMVLSDEHMMAISDEHAMAISYEPTMPTLDNKMITTPEVNHELPNPEVQPNKRRKKKSIVWEHFTIETVSPGCRRACCKQCKQSFAYSTGSKVAGTSHLKRHIAKGTCPALLRNQGLNQSTPYTPRSRSVGTGSATDPPKRRYRSPSSPYIMFDQDRCRNEIARMIIMHDYPLHMVEHPGFIAFVRNIQPRFNMVSFNTVQGDCVATYLMEKQNLMKFIEGMRGRVCLTLDMWTSSQTVGYVFITGLFIDSDWKMHRRILNVIMEPYPDSDTALSHAVAACLSDWNLESKLFSLTFNQPPSEAAVENLRPLLAIKNPLILNGQLLVSHCIARTLSSMAKDVLGAGKXIIKKIRDSVKYVKTSEAHEGKFVELKEQLQXPSERSLSIDDQTQWNTTYQMLVASSELKEVFSCLDTSDPDYKEALSMEDWKQVETLCTYLKLLFDAANILTFTTSPTAITFFHEVWKIQTELARLVVSEDPFVSNLTKLMQEKIEKYWKDSSLVLAIAVVMDPRFKMKLVEFSFSKIYGEEAPTYIKIVDDGIRELFHEYLMLPLPLTPTYAEEGNAGSNCKTDESQGGNLLSDNGLTDFDAYIMETTSQQMKSELDQYLEESLLPRVQEFDVSGWWKLNKLKYPTLSKMARDILSIPVSTAGPDSVFDTTIKEMDRYRSSLRPETVEALICAKDWMQYGSAEASNALLRMEY
- the LOC121253568 gene encoding uncharacterized protein LOC121253568, which gives rise to MIYHPSLVAAVVVDDAILVIESLVKLIVTTKTKSVCNLGVWCISIQQFRAPFLHAHFDSLFQAVVHALNNPIGSLSTTFEAIQAVMKLATQLSDKMRDSSLIWAPPIYRRLLSFDKRERDMSERCLSKIKPIILPPPLVLSKELVKDIKVQTIHAWGWFIRLLGSHAMKNRHLINEMLKIPEHTFSDLNPQVLIAAQVAWEGLIDALIHPPMVVVTEIQPRRGMVRNKC